A window from Frischella perrara encodes these proteins:
- a CDS encoding beta-glucoside-specific PTS transporter subunit IIABC codes for MTGKTRDYPKLAADILQELGGEKNIVKVSRCATRLRLVVKDNPPNAKENISKLAGVITVVDKGGQIQVVIGTNVGKVYDAFLQLVNPQTIATAEDNNNILNKIIATMSAVFAPFVYILAASGILQGCLIIIKLFWPSFEQLGVCKVLSLISWAPFIFLPIFIAITASQHFRCNIYIAVACCAALLSPELAKMAELIKDGKLVVNFLGFNLPETTYASSVLPPLFLVWLLSYFERFLDKFLNNVIKPIFMPFLCLIIMVPLTLIVVGPLTANAAHYIAYGYNNLVDLSPSVAGSVIGGVWQILVIFGVHWGIIPVILANFEQHGFDSFQAYQMIAVIGQVGAAFGFYIKSKNKEMKGIALSAGITGIFGITEPAIYGVNLRFKKPFICGCLSSAIGCFVAGFFMPYYYAYAGLPGILTIVNTINPDHLDSIIGASIGSSIALFLPVILIQFFGTGEPKVEEKVQDDTPKILLDSVKIASPMTGKVLPLDQVPDPVFASKTMGDGIAIEPIDNHVYAPCDGEIKALFDSSKHAIGLLSDQGIEMLIHVGIDTVNLTDNQFTYHVTMGQKVKQGDLLSSFDIEAIKQAGYSLITPVIITNTDEYQQIIPTSKTDITPQDILLTVKQ; via the coding sequence ATGACAGGAAAAACGAGAGATTACCCTAAACTTGCTGCAGATATATTGCAGGAATTAGGCGGTGAGAAAAATATTGTGAAGGTATCACGTTGTGCGACACGATTGAGATTAGTTGTTAAAGATAATCCACCAAATGCTAAAGAAAATATTTCGAAACTAGCAGGCGTAATTACTGTAGTTGATAAAGGTGGGCAAATACAGGTCGTCATTGGTACTAATGTTGGTAAAGTCTATGATGCATTTTTACAATTAGTCAATCCACAAACCATTGCAACTGCCGAGGACAATAATAATATTTTAAATAAAATTATCGCCACTATGTCAGCAGTTTTTGCTCCTTTTGTTTATATACTTGCGGCATCCGGGATATTACAGGGCTGTTTGATCATTATTAAATTATTTTGGCCTTCATTCGAACAACTTGGTGTTTGTAAAGTATTAAGTTTAATTTCTTGGGCGCCATTTATTTTCCTCCCTATTTTTATAGCGATCACAGCATCACAGCATTTTCGTTGCAATATTTACATTGCTGTAGCTTGTTGTGCGGCGTTGCTTTCCCCTGAATTGGCTAAAATGGCTGAACTAATTAAGGATGGAAAATTGGTGGTTAATTTCCTTGGATTTAATTTACCAGAAACAACCTATGCATCATCGGTATTACCGCCACTATTTTTAGTTTGGTTACTATCATATTTTGAACGATTTTTAGATAAGTTTTTAAATAATGTTATAAAACCGATCTTTATGCCTTTTCTTTGCTTAATTATAATGGTTCCTTTGACTTTGATTGTAGTCGGTCCATTAACAGCTAATGCGGCTCACTATATTGCTTATGGTTATAATAATTTAGTCGATTTATCACCTTCGGTGGCTGGTTCGGTGATTGGTGGTGTATGGCAAATATTGGTGATATTTGGTGTTCACTGGGGAATCATTCCGGTCATTTTAGCCAACTTTGAACAACATGGCTTTGATTCATTCCAAGCTTATCAAATGATAGCGGTTATTGGTCAAGTGGGTGCGGCCTTTGGTTTCTATATAAAAAGTAAGAACAAAGAAATGAAAGGAATTGCATTATCAGCAGGCATTACTGGTATATTTGGTATTACTGAACCTGCGATCTATGGGGTCAACTTACGTTTTAAAAAACCATTTATTTGTGGTTGTTTGTCATCGGCTATAGGTTGTTTTGTTGCTGGATTCTTCATGCCTTATTATTATGCTTATGCAGGATTACCGGGTATATTAACAATCGTTAATACAATAAATCCAGATCATCTAGATTCCATTATTGGCGCATCTATTGGTAGTTCAATTGCGTTATTCCTTCCAGTTATTTTAATTCAATTTTTTGGTACTGGTGAACCTAAAGTTGAAGAAAAAGTGCAAGATGATACACCAAAAATATTACTTGATAGTGTTAAAATTGCTAGCCCTATGACAGGAAAAGTGTTACCACTTGATCAAGTTCCAGATCCAGTATTTGCCAGTAAAACCATGGGGGATGGGATAGCTATTGAACCAATTGATAACCATGTTTACGCACCATGCGATGGTGAAATTAAAGCGTTGTTTGATTCATCAAAACACGCTATTGGTTTACTATCTGATCAAGGCATTGAAATGTTAATTCATGTAGGAATTGATACTGTTAATTTGACAGATAATCAATTTACTTATCATGTAACGATGGGACAAAAAGTAAAACAAGGTGATTTATTAAGCAGTTTTGATATTGAAGCAATAAAACAAGCCGGTTATTCATTAATTACACCAGTTATAATCACTAATACTGATGAATATCAGCAAATCATACCAACATCAAAAACTGATATTACACCACAAGATATTCTATTGACCGTTAAGCAATAA
- the pdxY gene encoding pyridoxal kinase PdxY, translating into MKRILSIQSNVVYGYAGNKVATFPMQLLGIEVMPVHTVQLSSSTIYPHYDGIILGDKQISRIINSLEQIGVLASIDAIISGYIGCAKQGEEIYQAVKKIKQYNPNAIYVCDPVMGGDINKGSSIPRDLIDFFSQKAVKLADYITPNLLELQLLSQKTLQNFDDVLNAVNSLKQQNTVNIIVKNLLHAGKDNSKFEMILANEQATYHLTRPLYDFTRRPIGVGDLICSTFTAHLVNGKSELAAFELAANIANDVLDITKQQNSLELEIIKAQHFIQHPQMLYRAVKI; encoded by the coding sequence ATGAAACGCATTTTATCGATTCAATCTAATGTAGTTTACGGTTATGCTGGCAATAAAGTTGCCACGTTTCCTATGCAATTACTAGGTATTGAGGTAATGCCTGTTCATACTGTTCAATTATCAAGTAGTACAATTTATCCTCACTATGATGGTATCATTTTAGGGGATAAACAGATCTCTCGTATTATTAATAGCTTAGAACAAATCGGTGTATTGGCATCAATAGATGCAATCATCTCAGGCTATATTGGTTGTGCTAAACAAGGTGAAGAAATTTATCAAGCAGTCAAAAAAATTAAACAATATAATCCCAACGCTATTTATGTCTGTGATCCCGTTATGGGTGGTGATATAAACAAGGGAAGTTCAATTCCTCGTGATCTCATTGATTTTTTCAGTCAAAAAGCGGTTAAATTGGCTGATTATATCACCCCTAATTTATTGGAATTGCAACTTTTATCGCAAAAGACATTACAAAATTTTGATGATGTTCTTAATGCAGTAAATAGCCTAAAACAACAAAATACCGTTAATATTATTGTAAAAAATTTACTTCATGCGGGTAAAGACAACAGTAAGTTTGAAATGATTTTAGCTAATGAGCAAGCTACTTATCACCTTACTCGTCCTTTATACGATTTTACCCGTCGTCCTATTGGTGTGGGTGATCTAATCTGTTCTACATTTACTGCTCATTTAGTAAATGGTAAGTCTGAACTGGCTGCATTTGAATTAGCTGCCAATATTGCCAATGATGTATTAGATATAACTAAACAGCAAAATAGTTTAGAGTTAGAGATTATTAAAGCTCAGCATTTTATCCAGCATCCACAAATGCTTTATCGAGCAGTCAAGATTTAA
- a CDS encoding ankyrin repeat domain-containing protein has protein sequence MNIKPIKFSWIIIVFLMSFCITAYGTKLSPPKSNYDENPLELAVMNKNIDEVKKLLAEGANIEGGRNDGYPLIIAIDSGQYDMVKFLIEHGARVNGSINSFSPLHYAVNAYHLSSTQIMRITKLLLVNGANVNHIYNGLSGMNQMSNLDYACYSSISKRLCPSKNPSPADGTPPIFWAMGNPDVVKLLIDNGAEFPPAEFPQKKLRSFSLWYVAYRYHNPQSMKLLLDHHIPIDRGEPILFELIIGRNKIKYKDLKQIIDYLLIAGYDINEVSDSDNTLLSTLIRDLSEDDLKIVKLLLDKGANPSVFIKKEGNIAHLYASRYYDSTKNNPSLGITFFQLLIDHQLDINTLTKFSLQTPLDLLFSKVKNKAEFEQLPLVVYLRQRGAKFSSELN, from the coding sequence ATGAATATAAAACCCATTAAATTTTCTTGGATTATTATTGTTTTTCTGATGTCATTTTGTATTACCGCTTATGGCACAAAACTATCTCCACCAAAATCGAATTATGATGAAAATCCTTTAGAATTGGCAGTAATGAATAAAAATATTGATGAGGTAAAAAAATTATTAGCTGAAGGTGCCAATATAGAAGGTGGCCGAAATGATGGTTATCCGTTAATAATAGCCATTGATAGCGGTCAATATGATATGGTTAAATTTTTAATTGAACATGGCGCGCGTGTTAATGGTTCAATTAATAGCTTTTCACCTTTACATTATGCTGTTAACGCTTATCATCTCAGTTCAACGCAAATTATGAGAATTACCAAATTATTACTCGTAAATGGTGCGAATGTTAATCATATTTATAATGGGCTTAGTGGTATGAACCAGATGTCTAATCTAGATTATGCATGTTATTCTAGTATATCAAAACGTCTTTGCCCATCTAAAAATCCATCACCTGCGGATGGTACTCCCCCTATCTTCTGGGCAATGGGAAATCCAGATGTGGTAAAATTACTTATTGATAACGGTGCAGAATTTCCTCCAGCAGAATTTCCTCAAAAAAAACTAAGGAGTTTTTCACTTTGGTATGTAGCCTATCGCTACCATAACCCTCAATCAATGAAATTATTACTCGATCACCATATTCCAATCGATCGCGGAGAGCCCATATTATTTGAATTAATTATAGGACGAAATAAGATTAAATATAAAGACTTAAAACAGATTATTGATTATTTGCTTATTGCGGGTTATGACATAAATGAAGTAAGTGACAGCGATAATACTTTACTATCAACACTAATTCGGGATTTATCTGAGGATGATTTAAAAATTGTTAAATTATTACTTGATAAAGGTGCCAATCCGAGTGTATTTATCAAGAAAGAAGGTAATATCGCTCATTTATATGCGTCTCGTTATTATGATAGTACAAAAAATAATCCTAGTTTAGGTATCACTTTTTTCCAACTTCTAATTGACCATCAACTTGACATTAATACTTTGACAAAATTTAGTCTTCAAACACCATTAGATCTGCTTTTTTCTAAAGTAAAGAACAAAGCAGAATTTGAGCAGTTACCATTAGTTGTTTATTTAAGACAACGAGGTGCAAAATTTAGTAGTGAGCTTAACTAA
- a CDS encoding ATP-binding protein yields the protein MFKTSQYKERIYLLFVKRSLFYLIILLIIQSLIAYGSILLFDILPESLTGMPKEHVIQRQLQTGAANLIRLQIAEHPERSAQETLNQLQPLFGYQLMLTPNTHNLSDTVEESLIHHGIGFDDEDSYIYATLDDNNLLKLGPMASSDILDANLMSFWIYLILWSIISSIIFFIIFYLAFSHYWRDTVNIRHTAEALTEGNLKARVKPAQTWLFKPLTIVLNRMAAQIEHLVTTNQTMSHAMAHELRTPLSRVRFELSMMEEAQTIDEVIPYIDGIKQDVDELEALINISLNFFKLQQNKIVPNLTTVNLPIWVNKLCDSLMMLKPDNFSFLHRCDYIECQIDTRLTDIIIKNLIMNAFKYANSQAELTIYQKDKKLFIEVDDDGAGINPVERHKVFIPFSRLDTSRTRSTGGYGLGLAYVKLIAEAHNGSVFITTSELGGAKFVVILNHDLGE from the coding sequence TTGTTTAAAACATCACAATATAAAGAGCGCATTTATCTATTATTTGTCAAACGATCTTTATTTTATTTGATTATTTTATTAATCATTCAATCATTAATCGCATATGGTTCTATTCTATTATTTGATATATTACCAGAATCGTTAACTGGTATGCCTAAAGAGCATGTTATTCAACGACAATTACAAACGGGGGCAGCCAATTTAATACGCTTACAAATAGCTGAACATCCGGAACGATCGGCACAGGAAACACTTAATCAATTACAACCTCTTTTTGGTTACCAATTAATGCTAACACCAAATACTCACAATTTAAGTGATACCGTTGAAGAGTCGTTAATTCATCATGGAATTGGTTTTGATGACGAGGATAGCTATATTTATGCCACGTTAGATGACAACAATTTACTCAAACTTGGTCCAATGGCATCGTCAGATATTTTAGATGCAAACTTAATGTCATTTTGGATTTATCTTATTTTATGGTCAATTATAAGTTCAATAATCTTTTTTATTATATTTTATTTAGCATTTTCGCATTATTGGCGTGATACCGTTAATATTCGTCATACTGCTGAAGCCTTAACAGAGGGTAATTTAAAGGCACGAGTAAAACCGGCACAAACATGGTTATTTAAACCTCTAACAATTGTATTAAATCGAATGGCAGCACAAATTGAGCATTTGGTGACTACCAATCAAACTATGAGTCATGCTATGGCTCATGAACTACGCACACCATTAAGTCGTGTACGTTTTGAACTAAGTATGATGGAAGAGGCACAAACGATTGATGAGGTTATTCCTTATATTGATGGAATTAAACAAGATGTCGATGAATTAGAGGCATTGATCAATATCAGCCTGAATTTCTTTAAATTACAGCAGAATAAAATTGTTCCAAATTTGACTACTGTTAATTTGCCAATATGGGTGAATAAACTATGTGATTCACTAATGATGCTAAAACCAGATAATTTTAGTTTTCTCCATCGTTGTGATTATATTGAATGTCAAATTGATACTCGTTTAACCGATATCATTATCAAAAATTTAATCATGAACGCCTTTAAATATGCTAATAGTCAAGCTGAATTAACAATTTATCAAAAGGATAAAAAACTATTTATTGAAGTTGACGATGATGGTGCAGGGATTAACCCAGTTGAGCGACATAAAGTATTTATTCCTTTCTCGCGTCTCGATACTAGTCGAACGCGTTCAACGGGTGGTTATGGATTAGGACTGGCTTATGTTAAATTAATTGCCGAAGCACATAACGGTAGTGTATTTATTACCACGAGCGAATTAGGTGGTGCTAAATTTGTCGTCATTTTAAATCATGATTTAGGTGAGTAA
- a CDS encoding GntR family transcriptional regulator: MLKYQVIAEKIYHSICQQDLPKGSQLANIEELINQYQVSRTTIIKALDRLERKSVIYQVQGSGIFVRQRKKKGYLNLVTSNGFTEDLGNLAGGVQVLTLDVIFPNDEVQTNLNCQADDEVYYVKRLRYLDGKIYALEQSYYLKKLIPYLNREIAENSIFEYIDHVYQINIGFSDKYLELIAIDELTGCYLQLPAGTTALFMQEIFYTNSGEPFDFSKVIYHKDNAKFCVQSHAK; the protein is encoded by the coding sequence ATGTTGAAATACCAAGTGATAGCCGAAAAAATATACCATTCAATATGTCAACAAGATTTACCTAAAGGTAGTCAGTTAGCTAATATTGAAGAGTTAATTAATCAGTATCAAGTTAGTAGAACAACCATTATTAAAGCACTTGATCGTTTAGAGCGTAAAAGTGTTATCTATCAAGTACAGGGAAGCGGTATATTTGTACGACAGCGTAAAAAAAAGGGTTACCTTAATCTTGTCACAAGTAACGGTTTTACCGAGGATTTAGGTAACTTAGCTGGAGGTGTACAAGTCCTAACCCTAGATGTCATTTTTCCTAATGACGAAGTTCAAACTAATTTAAACTGTCAAGCAGATGACGAAGTCTATTATGTTAAACGATTACGCTATCTTGACGGTAAGATTTATGCTTTAGAGCAATCCTATTATCTTAAAAAACTAATACCTTATTTAAATAGAGAAATAGCTGAAAATTCTATATTTGAATATATCGATCACGTATATCAAATTAATATCGGGTTTTCAGATAAATATCTAGAATTGATTGCTATAGATGAATTGACCGGTTGTTACTTACAATTACCGGCAGGGACAACAGCACTATTTATGCAGGAAATTTTCTACACCAATTCAGGGGAACCGTTCGACTTTTCAAAGGTCATTTATCACAAAGATAATGCAAAATTTTGTGTGCAAAGTCATGCAAAATAA
- a CDS encoding response regulator encodes MNGSILIIEDDERLANLIVSYLSKHQYDVAWYPRGDSAEQEIARLNPDIIILDVMLPGKSGFDICRDIQAWYTGYVLIMTASEDNLDEIIGLELGADDYLAKPVEPRLLLARIRALLRRRQTDNGLNHKQANESTPPKNNLHYGPLVINFDRHFVSLNQKEISLTTAEFELLSLLVRNAGTILSRDDIYSQVRGIEFDGLDRSMDARISRLRRKLSGDDESNSQQYIKTIRGKGYLFNYDEGYVV; translated from the coding sequence ATGAACGGTAGTATATTGATCATCGAAGATGATGAACGTCTTGCTAATCTTATTGTCAGTTATTTATCGAAGCACCAGTATGATGTAGCATGGTATCCACGAGGTGATAGTGCTGAACAAGAGATCGCGCGTTTAAATCCCGATATTATTATTTTAGATGTAATGTTACCGGGTAAATCAGGATTCGATATTTGTCGTGATATTCAAGCATGGTATACAGGTTATGTGTTAATCATGACGGCTAGTGAAGATAATCTTGATGAAATTATTGGTTTAGAATTAGGAGCGGATGACTATCTAGCTAAACCCGTTGAGCCTCGATTATTATTAGCTAGAATTCGTGCTTTATTACGTCGTCGACAAACTGATAATGGTTTAAACCATAAGCAAGCAAATGAATCAACACCACCAAAAAATAATTTACATTATGGTCCACTAGTCATTAATTTTGATCGACATTTTGTAAGTCTAAATCAAAAAGAAATTAGTCTAACTACGGCTGAATTTGAATTATTGAGTTTGTTAGTACGTAATGCCGGAACGATTTTATCACGTGACGATATATATAGTCAGGTACGCGGCATTGAGTTTGATGGTCTTGATCGCTCTATGGATGCCAGAATATCACGTTTACGACGTAAGCTATCGGGTGATGATGAAAGCAATAGTCAGCAATACATCAAAACAATTCGCGGTAAAGGTTACTTATTTAATTATGACGAGGGTTACGTTGTTTAA
- a CDS encoding MFS transporter: protein MAHSSAKKVAFAAFIGTTIEWYDFYIYALASVLIFNELFFPADNEFIAILGSFASFAIGFLARPLGAIIFGHIGDRLGRKKSLIITLMLMGIATTSVGLLPTFASVGVIAPILLMLLRILQGIAVGGEWGGAVLLAGEHAPKGFKNFFSSFAQWGSPAGNVLALLVFSYILRLPKSLLFEEQYWRIPFLISFVLLIIGVIARVTLTESPVFVESEKQQAIIKQKESAPLIQVTKQALPLIILAIGANILSFSGIFSNTIMIGYTTIALQVDKPVILDALFWVAIVHFISQPFITYFSERMKAAHFLILSATLAMLSLFILFPIVNQANKTSFIIGISILVICYSGFYGVIAGYLSRVFPVRIRYTALSISYQGCAAIFGSLIPLVGGYLILEFKTTWYPLALFYCGLALISITCIYLLNKFKHYEE from the coding sequence ATGGCTCATTCTTCAGCAAAAAAAGTTGCTTTTGCCGCGTTTATAGGCACAACTATCGAATGGTACGACTTTTATATTTATGCACTAGCTTCAGTATTAATTTTTAACGAGCTATTTTTCCCTGCGGATAACGAATTTATAGCAATCTTAGGTTCTTTTGCTTCCTTTGCTATAGGTTTTTTAGCACGTCCATTGGGCGCTATTATTTTTGGACATATCGGGGATCGATTAGGTAGAAAAAAATCATTAATAATCACTTTGATGCTAATGGGAATCGCCACGACCTCTGTTGGGTTATTACCAACTTTTGCCTCTGTTGGCGTAATAGCGCCAATTCTACTTATGTTGCTACGGATCTTACAAGGCATCGCTGTTGGCGGTGAGTGGGGCGGTGCGGTGCTATTAGCAGGTGAACATGCACCTAAAGGGTTCAAAAATTTCTTCTCCTCTTTTGCTCAATGGGGTAGCCCTGCAGGAAATGTACTGGCATTACTAGTCTTTTCTTATATTTTGCGATTACCAAAATCTTTACTTTTTGAAGAACAATATTGGCGTATTCCGTTTTTAATTAGTTTCGTGCTTTTGATCATCGGCGTTATAGCAAGAGTAACGTTAACTGAATCACCAGTATTTGTTGAATCCGAAAAACAACAAGCTATCATTAAACAAAAAGAGTCCGCACCGTTAATTCAGGTAACAAAACAAGCGCTACCATTGATAATTTTAGCAATTGGGGCAAATATCTTATCGTTTAGTGGTATTTTTTCCAACACTATAATGATTGGGTATACAACGATAGCCCTTCAAGTCGATAAACCTGTGATTTTAGATGCCTTATTTTGGGTTGCTATTGTGCACTTTATATCGCAACCGTTTATTACTTATTTTTCTGAACGTATGAAAGCCGCACATTTTCTAATACTTTCAGCGACTTTAGCAATGTTATCGTTATTTATTCTATTCCCGATTGTTAATCAGGCAAACAAAACTAGTTTTATTATTGGTATATCGATTCTAGTCATTTGTTATAGTGGCTTTTATGGTGTAATAGCTGGTTACCTAAGTCGAGTTTTTCCAGTTCGAATTCGTTACACTGCCCTTTCTATCAGTTACCAAGGTTGCGCTGCCATTTTTGGTAGTTTAATACCGTTGGTAGGGGGATACTTAATTCTAGAATTTAAGACAACATGGTATCCATTAGCATTATTTTATTGTGGACTAGCGCTAATTTCGATTACCTGTATTTATTTACTTAACAAATTTAAACATTATGAGGAATAA
- a CDS encoding NAD(P)/FAD-dependent oxidoreductase codes for MSNFVSPKIVIIGAGASGLFCAGLLGKQGFDVTIIDNGKKPGRKILMSGGGFCNFTNLNIEPQHYISQNPHFCKSALKRFNQWDFIDLVQRYGIAYHEKELGQLFCDESAKQIVDMLLSECNKGQVKFKMQTELRDVNSTTSGFVLDTDHGTIAADKLIIATGGLSMPKLSTTPIGYQIAQKFSVPVVPVRAGLVPFTLQPELLEHVSTLAGVAVDVEIAVSRKSFRGNILFTHRGLSGPAALQLSNYWQMGDMIKINLLPDIDLLSFFTQQRQQAANQQLKTILAKLLPKRLVDCLIRLAKIEDLPLKQLNHKQQQVVIEQLTNWQFIPNGIEGYRTAEVTLGGVDTHSLSSKTMEVNTVPNLYFIGEVVDVTGWLGGYNFQWAWSSAHACASQITSQI; via the coding sequence ATGTCTAATTTTGTGTCACCGAAAATAGTAATTATTGGAGCCGGAGCATCTGGACTTTTTTGCGCTGGCTTACTTGGTAAACAAGGCTTTGATGTCACTATAATTGATAACGGAAAAAAACCAGGTCGTAAAATTTTGATGTCGGGAGGTGGTTTTTGTAATTTCACCAATTTAAATATTGAACCCCAACACTATATTTCACAAAATCCTCATTTCTGTAAATCAGCATTAAAACGCTTTAATCAATGGGATTTCATTGATTTAGTTCAGCGTTATGGTATTGCTTATCATGAGAAGGAATTAGGTCAATTATTTTGTGATGAAAGTGCAAAACAAATTGTGGACATGCTATTAAGTGAATGTAACAAGGGGCAAGTCAAATTTAAGATGCAAACTGAATTACGAGATGTCAATTCAACCACTTCGGGATTTGTCCTAGATACCGATCATGGCACGATTGCTGCTGATAAGCTCATTATTGCAACCGGTGGGTTATCAATGCCGAAATTAAGCACCACCCCTATTGGATATCAGATTGCCCAAAAATTTTCCGTTCCTGTTGTGCCGGTAAGAGCAGGTTTAGTACCTTTTACTTTGCAACCTGAGTTACTTGAACATGTATCTACTTTGGCAGGAGTTGCCGTCGATGTTGAAATTGCGGTAAGTCGTAAATCATTTCGAGGTAATATTCTGTTTACACATCGGGGGTTATCTGGACCAGCAGCACTCCAATTGTCTAACTATTGGCAAATGGGTGACATGATCAAGATTAATCTATTACCTGATATTGATTTATTATCATTTTTTACCCAACAACGGCAGCAAGCAGCGAATCAACAATTAAAAACTATCTTAGCTAAATTATTACCAAAACGCTTGGTCGATTGTTTGATACGTTTAGCTAAGATTGAAGATCTACCATTAAAACAATTGAACCATAAGCAACAACAAGTAGTGATTGAACAGTTAACCAACTGGCAATTTATCCCCAATGGTATCGAAGGTTACCGGACTGCTGAAGTAACATTGGGAGGAGTTGATACCCACAGCCTATCATCTAAAACGATGGAAGTGAATACCGTACCTAATCTTTACTTTATTGGAGAAGTTGTTGATGTGACTGGATGGTTAGGTGGCTATAATTTCCAATGGGCTTGGAGTAGTGCTCATGCTTGTGCAAGTCAAATTACATCCCAAATTTAA
- a CDS encoding 6-phospho-beta-glucosidase has translation MTIKNFLWGGALAAHQFEGGWNKGGKGPSVVDVMTAGAHGVARQITQDIEPDKFYPNHTAIDFYHNYKEDIKLFAELGLKCLRTSIAWTRIFPKGDELEPNEEGLKFYDNVFDELIANGIEPVITLSHFEIPLHLAREYGGFRNRKTVDFFERFAKTCFERYKHKVKYWMTFNEINNQMDTNNPIFFWTNSGVQVKSGENPKEVLYQVAHYELLASAKAVIAGKKINPDFQIGCMISHVPIYPYSCNPDDMMAAEIAMHQRFFFPDVHVRGYYPSYALKEFEREGYKLDITQEDLAILKQGTVDYIGFSYYMSTVVKAEVNEKHDLENIVNGALPNAVDNPYIKSSDWGWPIDPEGLRYTLNRLYERYQLPLFIVENGFGAIDQLEHDLQIHDQPRIEYLAAHIKAMLTAIDYDGVDIIGYTAWGIIDVVSFTTGEMKKRYGVIYVDRDNEGNGTMKRYKKDSFKWYQEVIKSNGESLKS, from the coding sequence ATGACAATCAAAAATTTTTTATGGGGCGGAGCATTAGCAGCGCATCAATTCGAGGGTGGTTGGAATAAGGGTGGTAAAGGACCAAGTGTCGTTGATGTGATGACTGCTGGTGCTCATGGGGTAGCGCGTCAGATTACTCAAGATATTGAACCCGATAAATTTTATCCAAATCATACCGCAATTGATTTTTATCATAACTATAAAGAAGATATTAAATTATTTGCCGAACTTGGGCTTAAATGTTTGAGAACCTCCATAGCTTGGACACGAATTTTCCCTAAAGGGGATGAGTTAGAACCTAATGAAGAGGGACTAAAATTTTATGATAATGTCTTTGATGAATTAATTGCTAATGGAATCGAACCAGTTATCACTTTGTCACATTTCGAAATTCCATTACATCTTGCTCGTGAATATGGTGGTTTTCGTAATCGTAAAACGGTTGATTTCTTTGAACGTTTTGCTAAAACATGTTTTGAACGTTACAAGCATAAAGTAAAATATTGGATGACATTTAATGAAATCAATAACCAAATGGATACTAATAATCCGATTTTCTTCTGGACTAACTCCGGAGTACAAGTAAAATCTGGTGAAAATCCAAAGGAAGTACTTTATCAAGTAGCTCATTATGAATTGCTAGCTAGTGCTAAAGCAGTCATTGCTGGTAAAAAAATTAATCCAGATTTTCAAATTGGTTGCATGATTTCACACGTTCCAATTTATCCTTATTCATGCAATCCTGATGATATGATGGCTGCAGAAATTGCTATGCACCAGCGTTTCTTCTTCCCAGATGTGCATGTACGTGGTTATTACCCAAGTTATGCTTTAAAAGAGTTTGAACGTGAAGGATATAAGCTTGATATTACACAGGAAGACCTAGCAATCTTGAAACAAGGTACGGTTGATTACATCGGGTTTAGTTATTACATGTCAACAGTTGTTAAAGCCGAGGTCAATGAAAAACATGATCTTGAAAACATAGTTAATGGCGCTTTACCAAATGCGGTTGACAATCCTTATATTAAAAGCAGTGATTGGGGTTGGCCGATCGATCCAGAGGGGCTGCGTTATACACTGAATCGTCTTTATGAACGCTATCAATTGCCATTATTTATTGTTGAAAATGGTTTTGGTGCAATCGATCAGCTAGAACACGATCTACAAATACATGATCAACCTCGCATTGAATATCTTGCAGCGCATATTAAAGCAATGTTAACAGCGATTGATTACGATGGTGTAGATATTATTGGGTATACAGCATGGGGTATTATTGACGTAGTTTCTTTCACAACCGGTGAAATGAAAAAACGTTATGGGGTTATCTATGTTGATCGCGATAATGAAGGTAACGGTACCATGAAAAGGTATAAAAAAGACTCATTCAAATGGTATCAAGAAGTTATTAAAAGTAATGGTGAAAGCTTAAAGTCATAA